The DNA segment GTTGCGTTCCTTCTCGACGTGATGTGCTGCAAGCGTGGAGTTCATAAGCATGTCGGTAAGGATGTCGACTGCCGCGGGGAGATGTTCATCGATTACGCGAGCGTAGAAACAAGTCTGCTCACGGCTGGTGAATGCATTCAGGTTTCCACCGAGGGATTCGAGAGCGGACGCGATCTCAAGAGCAGTTCTGGACTCGGTGCCCTTGAACAGCATATGTTCAATGAAATGGCAGATGCCGTTTTCAGAGTTCGCTTCGTCGCGGGACCCTATATCAACCCAGATGCCGATAGAGGCTGATTTCAGATGCGGCATGCCCTCAGTAACGACTCTGACGCCGTTGGGAAGAACGGTCTTCTTGTAATCCGTCATAGCAGCCCCCGGGCTATCTGGATCTCGGTCTGTACGGACCTCTGCTGGGCCGTCGATCATCGTCCCTCGGGGGTCTGCGATCACCATCTCTCGGTGGCCGCCGATCTTCATCGGAATAACCTTCAGGTCTCTCCAGAAGTGCCTTGCGCGAGAGCCGCACCTTGCCATCCTGATCAATGTCGATAACCTTGACATTAACCTTGTCACCCAACCTGAAGACGTCCTCTACCCTCTCAATCCTGCGGTAGTCGATTTCCGAGATGTGTAGCAGGCCGTCGGTCCCGGGAAGTATCTCAACGAATGCACCAAACGTGGCGATTCGCCTGATAGTGCCTTCATACTCCTTGCCGATCTCAGGCTCTTCGATAAGCGCCAGAATGCGTGCCTTCGCCGCTTCTCCTGCCTCACCTCCGACAGCCGCGATAAAGACAGTGCCGTCATCCTCGATATCGATCTTGGCGCCTGTTTCCTCGATGATAGAACGAATCATCTTGCCACCCGGGCCAATGATCTCACCAATCTTAGACTGCTTGACTTTGAGGATGATAATTCGCGGAGCATAAGTTGATAGCTCTGCGCGCGGTTTGTCGATGGCCTTATTCATCGATTCGATGATGCTTAAACGAGCATCTCTCGCCTGGTTCAGAGCAGTCCTCATAATATCCAGTGTAATACCGGTAATCTTGAGATCCATCTGGAAGGCCGTGATTCCCGTCTCAGTACCCGTAACCTTGAAGTCCATATCTCCGTAATGATCCTCGGCTCCCAGAATATCCGTGAGCACCGCGACTTCGTCACCCTCTTTGATGAGACCCATTGCAATGCCTGCAATAGGACACTTGATCGGAACACCAGCGTCCATGAGCGCAAGACTTGATCCGCAGACTGATGCCATCGATGAGGAACCGTTGGATTCCAGAATATCCGAAACCAGACGGATAGTATATGGGAAATTGTCTTCGGTCGGGATAATCTTCTCTACCGATCTTTCAGCCAGTGCACCATGTCCAATCTCGCGACGACCCGGTCCTCTCATCATACGCACTTCGCCAACAGAGAATGGCGGGAAGTTGTAGTGGAGCATCAGTGACTTCGTGGTCTCCCCCATGATATCATCGATCCGCTGTTCATCAGCTTTCGATCCGAGAGTGACCGTCACCAGCGCCTGAGTCTGCCCACGAGTGAACAGTGCTGAACCGTGAGTACGAGGAAGGATTCCCACCTCGCAGGATATATCTCTGATGTCGGTAAGACCGCGTCCATCCATCCGCACTTTGTCTTTGATGATACGCTTGCGCATATCCGCCTTCTCGATCTCTTCGACGATGCCTCTGATTGCATCCCGGGACTCGGGATATTCCTCCTCGAGTTCACTTGCGGTTGTGTCTATGAGATCGGTGAACTTGTCGGCACGTTCCTGCTTGTCCAAGAGGAAGTTGATTCCGGGAATTGCAGACTTTACTTTGTTCTTAACCTTAGACTCGAACTCCTCGTTTGACTCCGGAGGCTTGACCTCTCTCGTTGGTTTGCCCACCTTGGCCTTCAGCTTTTCAATTGCCTCAACGATTCTATTGATCTCGGCATGTCCGAAGCTGAGAGCAGTGAGCAGTTCTTCTTCTGATATCTCTCTGCACCCGCCTTCGACCATAGTGACGGCATCTGCGCTGCCTGCCATGATTATGTTCATATCGGATTCTTCAAGCTGAGCAAGCGTCGGATTAACGACAAGCTGACCGCCTACTCTGCCGACTCTCACACCCGCAATCACTTTCGCGAATGGGATGTCGGAGATGCTAAGCGCTGCCGAGGCTCCGATAAGGCCGAGAACGTCAGAATCGTTCTCCTGGTCAGAAGAGAGCACCGAGATCAGTACCTGTGTATCGCATCTGAAGCCATCGGGGAAAAGCGGACGTATGGGACGGTCGATAATACGACATGAGAGAATCTCTTTCTCAGACGGACGACCTTCACGTTTGAAGAAACCTCCCGGTATCTTCCCCGCGGCGGATGTTTTTTCTCGATAATCAACTGTGAGCGGGAAGAAATCCCATCCCACTTTCGGCTCTTTGTTGGCGCATGCGGTTGCGAGAATCATTGTGTCGGCGTAACGAACTGTGACGGCGCCGTCGGCTTGTTTTGCGAGGCGACCGGTCTCGATGGTCAGAGTCTTGCCTCCAACCTCGAGTTCAATCTTTTCAATCATTTGTAGACCTTTTCAATCTGTGTCGGGTACAATTTAGCGGCGTAGATCGAGCTTTTGAATCAATTCGCGATAAGCTTCAATGTCGCTGCCCTTAAGATAGTCGAGAAGCCTTCTTCTTCGACCGACGAGCTTGAGAAGACCATGTCGTGAATGGTAGTCTCTTTTGTGGTTTTCCATGTGCAGAGTGAGTTCATTGATTCTCTGTGTCAGTAGTGCTACCTGCACTTCCGGAGAACCCGTATCTTTGTCATGAAGGCTGAAATGCTGCACGATCTCAGCTGTCTTTTCTTTCGCTAACGGCATGTTACTCCCTATGTACGTGACAAAATGTCTCTGATTTCTTTTTCATCTTTCGCGATCTGCACGACGAGCTTGTCAGCAGATTCGAATTTTATGCTATCGCGAGTGCGATCAAATATATCAACGTCGACTTGTCTATGATACATATCCCCTTCGAAATCGAATATGGCAACTTCGAAATCGAAAATGCTGCGATCCTCGCCGATGTACATCATGCCGGGTAGCCAATTTCCATTGATTCTAACCTTGGCCGCGTAGACACCGCTCATCGGGATAAGTTTGTCTTTGTGCGCACGGACGTTAATCGTCGGATATCCGAGCCCACGTCCGACACCTCTTCCTTTCACGACTTCGCCGGAAATGCGATACGGGCGATTTAGCATGGTCATAGCCGAGCGAAATCTCCCTTCAAACAGTTCCTTCCTGATACGGCTGGAATGGACAGGCTCGTTCTCGTAGAGAACAGGAGTCTGGATTTTCGCCTCGAAGCCATACTTTGTTGCAATCTCCTCAAGAAATCGGCCATTGCCTTCACGCTTTCTTCCGAAAGTGTGATTGTAGCCAACGACCACCACCTTCGCGCCGAATTTGCCAGCGAGAATCTCACGCACGTAGTCCTCTGCCTGCAAAATGGCTAATTGCGTATTAAACTCAAATAAGGCCATGTAGTCAAGCCCAATTTTCTCCAGGATGCTGGTTTTCTCATCGAAAACTGTCAGAAGCGGAATCCTCCTGCTCGGGCGTAACACCATGGCAGGATGAGGCTTAAATGTCAAGAGAACAGTCGGCAATCCGAGCTTCTGGCCCGCCTCTATAACCTGCCGCAGCAACTCACAGTGTCCCAGGTGAATTCCGTCAAATGTCCCCTGTGTCAGAACACACCCATCAGGAAAGGCGTTCGGTGAGTCGAGATTGAGCTGGATTACTTTCATTCAAATAACTCTGATATATTTAAAGACCGGATTCAGGTCGGTTTTATTCATCCGCAGTTCTGCACTGCCTATGAGGGCTTCACCGACCGCGAGAAGTTTACCTGAGGCATCAATTAGCGAAATCCTCTGACCGACTTCGAAGTCCTCTGATGCTTTCGTAATATATGATCCCAATACATCGGCTCCGCCCTGTATGCCGGAGACACACGAATCGTCAACAGTTAGTGACGGCAGCTTCAACGCATCCGAAAGAGCGATCAGCTTCTCGTCCAGTCGACCAAGTTCTCTTCTGGCGCCGATCTGACCGAGCGTCAGAGCGTCATCAAGTTCGAACCTCCCAATGCGGGTGCGGCAAAGATCGAACAGATGCGCTCCACTGCCGAGTTTTCGACCGAGATCGTTTGCAAGCGAGCGTATATATGTCCCCTTCGAGCAGACGACCTCTATCTTGATATGCG comes from the Candidatus Zixiibacteriota bacterium genome and includes:
- a CDS encoding bifunctional riboflavin kinase/FAD synthetase codes for the protein MKVIQLNLDSPNAFPDGCVLTQGTFDGIHLGHCELLRQVIEAGQKLGLPTVLLTFKPHPAMVLRPSRRIPLLTVFDEKTSILEKIGLDYMALFEFNTQLAILQAEDYVREILAGKFGAKVVVVGYNHTFGRKREGNGRFLEEIATKYGFEAKIQTPVLYENEPVHSSRIRKELFEGRFRSAMTMLNRPYRISGEVVKGRGVGRGLGYPTINVRAHKDKLIPMSGVYAAKVRINGNWLPGMMYIGEDRSIFDFEVAIFDFEGDMYHRQVDVDIFDRTRDSIKFESADKLVVQIAKDEKEIRDILSRT
- the rpsO gene encoding 30S ribosomal protein S15, which gives rise to MPLAKEKTAEIVQHFSLHDKDTGSPEVQVALLTQRINELTLHMENHKRDYHSRHGLLKLVGRRRRLLDYLKGSDIEAYRELIQKLDLRR
- the pnp gene encoding polyribonucleotide nucleotidyltransferase, with the protein product MIEKIELEVGGKTLTIETGRLAKQADGAVTVRYADTMILATACANKEPKVGWDFFPLTVDYREKTSAAGKIPGGFFKREGRPSEKEILSCRIIDRPIRPLFPDGFRCDTQVLISVLSSDQENDSDVLGLIGASAALSISDIPFAKVIAGVRVGRVGGQLVVNPTLAQLEESDMNIIMAGSADAVTMVEGGCREISEEELLTALSFGHAEINRIVEAIEKLKAKVGKPTREVKPPESNEEFESKVKNKVKSAIPGINFLLDKQERADKFTDLIDTTASELEEEYPESRDAIRGIVEEIEKADMRKRIIKDKVRMDGRGLTDIRDISCEVGILPRTHGSALFTRGQTQALVTVTLGSKADEQRIDDIMGETTKSLMLHYNFPPFSVGEVRMMRGPGRREIGHGALAERSVEKIIPTEDNFPYTIRLVSDILESNGSSSMASVCGSSLALMDAGVPIKCPIAGIAMGLIKEGDEVAVLTDILGAEDHYGDMDFKVTGTETGITAFQMDLKITGITLDIMRTALNQARDARLSIIESMNKAIDKPRAELSTYAPRIIILKVKQSKIGEIIGPGGKMIRSIIEETGAKIDIEDDGTVFIAAVGGEAGEAAKARILALIEEPEIGKEYEGTIRRIATFGAFVEILPGTDGLLHISEIDYRRIERVEDVFRLGDKVNVKVIDIDQDGKVRLSRKALLERPEGYSDEDRRPPRDGDRRPPRDDDRRPSRGPYRPRSR